A genomic segment from Limosilactobacillus sp. encodes:
- a CDS encoding threonine/serine exporter family protein: MHYWLNLLLQFFLSYISTICFGILLHIPVKAYNVAGIIGGGSWVVYWIMYYQQGVGLSFSNLAAAVLIAICSRFAAQHKKMPTIVFEVPALVPFVPGGQAYKMVRNFAIGNYHLVTFYFYQVVVIVGAITLGFGLGELLNRIIHYRRWRSVKRTR, translated from the coding sequence ATGCATTATTGGTTAAACTTATTGCTGCAGTTTTTTCTTTCCTACATTTCGACCATCTGCTTTGGGATCCTGCTTCACATCCCGGTAAAGGCCTATAACGTTGCCGGGATCATCGGTGGGGGCTCCTGGGTGGTCTACTGGATCATGTACTACCAGCAGGGCGTGGGCCTGTCCTTTAGCAACCTCGCCGCGGCCGTTCTGATCGCCATCTGCAGCCGTTTTGCCGCCCAGCACAAGAAAATGCCGACGATTGTCTTCGAGGTTCCCGCCCTGGTGCCATTCGTGCCCGGGGGCCAGGCCTACAAGATGGTCCGCAACTTTGCGATCGGCAACTACCACCTGGTGACCTTTTACTTCTACCAGGTGGTGGTGATCGTCGGGGCAATTACGCTTGGCTTCGGGCTGGGCGAACTGCTGAACCGGATAATTCATTATCGCCGGTGGCGGAGTGTTAAAAGGACCCGTTGA
- a CDS encoding threonine/serine exporter family protein codes for MLTKKRRRLALRTCSLAGRLLVENGSNMDRVNDTLNHMARSAGLKDFQAFTTVTGMVLGANNLPNAIVMNIRRRKNDLSKIAAVNEISREMAQGLITLPEAYAQLKWVDRQGPYKFQNLVEALAAAVLSLALMIVFTGDYRDCWAGFIDGGVSYAVFSYMIRKFKIQYLGEFCSSLVIGFLAVMMVKLGWAHDINDIIIGAVMPLVPGIPLTNAARDLVSGNLISGPTRGIEAILTAVAIGSAIVIVLHFV; via the coding sequence ATGCTAACAAAGAAACGCCGACGCTTGGCCCTGCGCACCTGCTCGCTGGCCGGACGCCTGCTCGTCGAGAACGGGTCGAACATGGACCGGGTTAATGATACGCTCAATCACATGGCTCGCAGTGCGGGACTCAAGGACTTTCAGGCCTTTACGACCGTCACGGGGATGGTGCTGGGGGCCAACAACCTGCCGAACGCGATCGTCATGAACATCCGCCGGCGCAAAAACGACCTGAGCAAAATTGCCGCCGTCAACGAAATTTCCCGGGAAATGGCCCAGGGGTTGATCACCCTGCCGGAGGCCTATGCCCAGCTCAAGTGGGTGGATCGCCAGGGACCCTACAAGTTTCAAAACCTGGTCGAGGCCCTGGCCGCCGCCGTCCTTAGCCTGGCGCTGATGATCGTCTTTACCGGCGACTACCGGGACTGCTGGGCCGGCTTCATCGACGGCGGGGTCAGCTATGCCGTCTTTTCCTACATGATCCGCAAGTTTAAGATCCAGTACCTGGGGGAGTTCTGCTCGTCTCTGGTAATCGGTTTTTTGGCCGTGATGATGGTTAAACTGGGCTGGGCCCACGACATCAACGACATCATCATCGGTGCCGTCATGCCCCTGGTGCCCGGTATTCCGCTGACCAACGCCGCCCGCGACCTGGTGTCCGGCAACCTGATCAGTGGACCGACGCGGGGAATTGAGGCGATTCTGACGGCCGTGGCGATCGGCAGCGCGATCGTAATTGTCCTGCACTTTGTTTAG
- a CDS encoding metal-dependent transcriptional regulator, giving the protein MTPMKEDYLKIIFELGGSYKKVSNKEISLGLGIAAGSVTEMISKLSDEGLVIHEPYAGISLTKKGQRYAAELVRKHRLWETFLVDKLNYNFADVHSEAEVLEHQTSDRLATALDDFLQHPKTCPHGGVIPSANGRFPDVSHRLLADAKDGEEVELERFLDNHELLTYLEELGLRPQERVTVVRHEPFEGPIVIKKAGQETPVNVSYKAAHNIFIKEK; this is encoded by the coding sequence TTGACTCCAATGAAGGAAGACTATTTGAAGATCATTTTTGAGCTGGGGGGCAGCTACAAAAAAGTTTCTAATAAGGAAATTTCCCTTGGACTGGGAATTGCTGCCGGTTCCGTGACCGAAATGATTTCCAAGCTGTCTGATGAGGGGCTGGTCATCCATGAACCGTATGCGGGCATTTCACTAACCAAGAAGGGCCAGCGCTATGCGGCCGAATTGGTCCGCAAGCACCGCCTCTGGGAAACCTTTTTGGTTGATAAATTAAACTACAACTTCGCCGACGTGCACTCCGAGGCCGAGGTCCTGGAGCACCAGACCAGTGATCGCCTGGCCACGGCCCTGGATGATTTCCTCCAGCACCCCAAGACCTGCCCGCATGGTGGGGTGATTCCGTCTGCCAACGGTCGCTTTCCGGATGTCAGTCACCGTCTGCTGGCGGATGCCAAGGACGGTGAAGAGGTCGAATTGGAACGTTTCTTGGACAACCACGAGCTGCTGACTTACCTGGAGGAGCTCGGCCTGCGTCCCCAGGAACGGGTCACGGTGGTGCGCCACGAACCCTTCGAGGGACCAATCGTGATCAAGAAGGCCGGCCAGGAGACACCGGTCAACGTTTCCTACAAGGCCGCCCACAATATTTTCATCAAGGAAAAATAA
- a CDS encoding cation diffusion facilitator family transporter, whose product MEEKITGKRFLAVTLLNVLITIVEIIGGLVSGSLALLSDAFHNMGDSFSIVLGYFAQHLGSRPETKQRTYGYRRAEILSALTNSLLLIIIAIFLIGEAIQRLGHPEHINGGIMLTVAIVGLVANLVSALLLHSGSHDSLNVKATYLHVLSDALSSVAVIIGGVILTFVNVPWLDPALTIGVALYIGYESWPIIVQTVKILMQSSPDLDYEQIAADIKQVPGVEDVHHVHAWMIDEHRIIFSAHLNCQDLLLSQVEPIYAQVEDILRHKYGICHITLQAECARGRDEELFNTPVDEEHVIRPGGYKASSEPEK is encoded by the coding sequence ATGGAAGAAAAGATCACCGGGAAACGCTTTTTGGCGGTAACCCTGCTCAACGTTCTAATTACCATTGTCGAAATCATCGGGGGACTGGTTTCCGGCAGCCTGGCCTTGCTCTCGGACGCCTTCCACAACATGGGTGATTCCTTTTCGATCGTCCTCGGCTACTTTGCCCAACACCTCGGCTCGCGACCAGAAACCAAGCAGCGGACCTATGGCTATCGGCGGGCGGAAATTCTGTCGGCCTTGACTAACAGTCTTCTCCTGATCATCATCGCCATCTTCCTGATCGGTGAGGCGATTCAGCGGCTCGGTCATCCCGAACACATCAACGGGGGGATCATGCTGACGGTGGCCATCGTCGGCTTAGTGGCCAACCTGGTCTCCGCCCTCCTGTTGCATTCCGGCAGCCACGACAGCCTGAACGTCAAGGCGACCTACCTCCACGTCCTAAGTGACGCCCTCTCCTCGGTGGCCGTCATTATTGGTGGGGTGATCCTGACCTTTGTCAACGTTCCGTGGCTTGACCCGGCATTAACGATTGGGGTGGCCCTCTACATCGGCTACGAGTCCTGGCCGATCATCGTCCAGACCGTCAAGATCCTGATGCAGTCGTCACCGGACCTCGACTACGAGCAGATCGCCGCCGACATCAAGCAGGTGCCCGGCGTCGAGGACGTTCACCACGTTCACGCCTGGATGATTGATGAGCACCGGATCATCTTTTCCGCCCACCTCAACTGCCAGGACCTCCTCCTGAGCCAGGTGGAGCCAATCTACGCCCAGGTGGAGGACATCCTCCGTCACAAGTATGGCATCTGCCACATCACGCTCCAGGCCGAGTGCGCGCGGGGAAGGGACGAGGAGCTCTTCAATACCCCGGTCGACGAGGAACACGTTATCCGGCCGGGTGGTTACAAGGCCTCATCGGAACCGGAGAAATAA
- a CDS encoding VIT1/CCC1 transporter family protein, translating to MARIKRQKQTMEEKLNTLRAGVLGSNDGILTVVGVLVSVAAATSNRFTIFIAGLSDLLACAFSMACGEYASVSTQRDTEESAVAKEERLLKTDFASELAAVQQYYVNKGVTPETSMAIAKDLLNKKPLQTMVRIKYDIELGHFLSPWDAAWSSLFSAAAGGIFPLMAMTFAPDALKWYAVILAVVLTSALTGFISSKLGNGLVKVAVMRNIIIALITVAIHYGVGKLF from the coding sequence ATGGCAAGAATTAAGCGCCAGAAGCAAACGATGGAGGAAAAACTGAACACGCTCCGGGCCGGGGTCCTGGGATCAAACGACGGGATCTTGACCGTCGTCGGGGTCCTGGTTTCCGTGGCGGCGGCCACCTCCAACCGCTTTACGATTTTTATCGCCGGTCTGTCCGATCTGCTCGCCTGTGCCTTCTCGATGGCCTGTGGGGAGTACGCATCGGTTTCCACCCAGCGGGACACCGAGGAATCTGCCGTGGCCAAGGAAGAGCGCCTGCTTAAGACCGACTTTGCCAGCGAGCTGGCGGCGGTCCAGCAGTACTACGTCAACAAGGGAGTCACGCCGGAGACCTCAATGGCGATCGCCAAGGACCTGCTGAATAAGAAGCCGCTGCAGACGATGGTCCGAATCAAGTACGACATTGAGCTCGGACACTTCCTGAGCCCCTGGGATGCAGCCTGGTCGTCACTCTTCAGTGCGGCCGCCGGGGGGATCTTTCCCCTGATGGCGATGACCTTTGCACCGGACGCCTTGAAGTGGTATGCGGTGATTCTCGCCGTCGTCCTCACCAGCGCCTTGACCGGGTTTATCAGCTCTAAGCTGGGTAACGGCCTGGTAAAGGTGGCGGTGATGCGCAACATCATTATTGCCCTGATCACCGTCGCCATCCACTACGGTGTGGGGAAATTGTTTTAA
- a CDS encoding VIT1/CCC1 transporter family protein, translating to MQRKKMSLAQKVNVLRASVMGANDGIISVAGIVIGVAAATSNPYSILISGLSGSLAGTISMCMGEYVSVSTQKDSQKMALISERQRLEDQYQQEFNYVQKKYEAQDIAPELAQQATKELMDKDALGTAVQERYGFNPRDFTSPYAAAIASFISFPTGSILPMLAVTMAPGNVRIIATMAAVLVALLITGYCAAILSKADRVKSMLRNATAGLLTMGVTYLIGQLFAR from the coding sequence ATGCAAAGGAAGAAAATGTCATTGGCACAAAAAGTCAATGTGCTGCGGGCCAGCGTTATGGGGGCCAATGACGGGATTATTTCCGTCGCCGGGATCGTTATTGGGGTAGCGGCCGCGACCAGTAATCCTTACTCAATCCTGATTTCCGGCTTGTCTGGCAGCCTGGCCGGAACCATTTCAATGTGCATGGGCGAATACGTCTCCGTCTCGACCCAGAAGGACTCCCAGAAGATGGCGCTGATCAGCGAGCGGCAACGGTTAGAAGACCAGTACCAGCAGGAGTTTAACTACGTGCAAAAGAAGTACGAAGCCCAGGACATCGCTCCCGAGCTCGCCCAGCAGGCAACCAAGGAGCTGATGGACAAGGACGCCTTAGGAACCGCTGTCCAGGAGCGCTACGGCTTTAACCCACGGGACTTTACGAGCCCGTACGCGGCGGCCATCGCCTCCTTTATTTCCTTTCCAACCGGGTCAATCCTGCCGATGCTGGCGGTGACGATGGCCCCGGGGAACGTCCGGATCATTGCTACGATGGCAGCCGTTTTGGTGGCCCTGCTGATTACCGGTTACTGCGCGGCGATTTTGAGCAAGGCCGACCGGGTCAAGTCAATGCTGCGCAACGCGACGGCCGGTTTATTGACGATGGGCGTGACCTACCTGATCGGTCAGCTCTTTGCACGCTAA
- a CDS encoding universal stress protein, with the protein MFEIKPKKFKRILVGVDDAPDARAAFSYAVDKAKRDGSELGIVSILETGHVSVYQILDKDYVHSSEDELRKRVNEYVQAAIDYGVEPKKITAIVDQGERPAERICNHVIPAFQPDLLIVGSIGKSGDRKAVGSQASYMTRHAGTSVFVIRTTAVQRYE; encoded by the coding sequence ATGTTCGAAATTAAACCAAAGAAGTTCAAGCGAATCCTCGTTGGGGTTGATGATGCGCCGGATGCCCGGGCAGCATTTTCCTACGCGGTCGACAAGGCCAAGCGTGATGGCTCTGAACTGGGCATCGTGTCCATTTTAGAAACGGGTCACGTGAGCGTATACCAGATTCTTGATAAGGATTACGTCCACAGCAGCGAAGACGAGCTGCGCAAGCGGGTGAACGAGTACGTCCAGGCCGCCATTGATTACGGGGTCGAACCAAAGAAGATCACCGCGATCGTTGACCAGGGTGAGCGCCCGGCGGAACGTATCTGCAACCACGTTATTCCAGCCTTCCAGCCCGACCTGTTAATCGTCGGCTCGATTGGTAAATCGGGTGACCGGAAGGCGGTTGGTTCCCAGGCCTCCTATATGACCCGGCACGCCGGGACCTCGGTCTTTGTCATTCGGACGACTGCGGTTCAGCGCTACGAATAG
- a CDS encoding CPBP family intramembrane glutamic endopeptidase: MSGSDYLRIWYRVQIGTTLLILAMMMIRNYEFDRRRIAALLLIMVVVLAIGLTVEVLADRLPAIVTRLNAWLQVLLQPLILIVAWDVITREIIVLLHLPSRGVVTLMIVYYFVMFAPFANVIGSQLTLSVERFIFACWMILVAFLPLMALPTNLIDNRFLLMGLSTGAVGSVAYFILMMTAMRAWKLSWPGLRPQWSSDFNWWILLGLVALDLLFTAFNAGELPDLRRASWDLTMSAFEAAVLEETLFRFAMLGILFYAWRNVKQRLPLAIVTSSALFGLLHLTNATLQHWDMTILQAISAFALGLFFAVVYVYTGQLWLAMLMHGLLDWTSFVVTGSDLMRGTTTWQDWVSVLVELAVFGGVTAWMMFGKRRQFMERHVARLTGEHQRFGFTIHY; the protein is encoded by the coding sequence ATGTCTGGAAGTGATTACCTAAGAATCTGGTACCGGGTACAGATCGGTACCACCCTATTAATCCTAGCGATGATGATGATTCGGAACTACGAATTTGATCGTCGCCGAATTGCGGCATTGCTGCTGATAATGGTCGTCGTACTCGCCATCGGCTTGACGGTAGAGGTGCTTGCCGACCGGCTGCCGGCCATCGTCACCCGGCTGAATGCCTGGCTGCAGGTACTTTTGCAGCCGCTGATTTTGATTGTTGCCTGGGACGTTATTACCCGGGAAATAATCGTTCTGCTGCACCTGCCATCACGGGGTGTGGTGACATTGATGATTGTCTACTACTTCGTCATGTTCGCGCCCTTTGCCAACGTGATCGGCAGCCAGCTGACCTTGAGCGTGGAGCGGTTCATCTTCGCCTGCTGGATGATCCTCGTGGCTTTTCTGCCCCTAATGGCCCTGCCGACGAACTTGATCGATAACCGTTTTCTGTTGATGGGCCTGTCAACCGGGGCCGTGGGTTCGGTGGCCTACTTCATCCTGATGATGACGGCCATGCGGGCCTGGAAACTTTCCTGGCCCGGCCTGCGTCCCCAGTGGAGCAGTGACTTCAACTGGTGGATCCTTCTGGGACTGGTAGCACTAGACCTCTTGTTTACGGCCTTCAATGCCGGCGAGTTGCCGGATCTGCGCCGGGCCAGCTGGGATCTGACCATGTCGGCCTTTGAGGCGGCGGTGCTGGAGGAGACCCTCTTCCGCTTTGCCATGCTGGGGATCCTCTTCTACGCCTGGCGCAATGTTAAGCAGCGCCTGCCGCTCGCGATCGTGACCAGCTCGGCCCTCTTCGGATTGCTGCACCTGACCAACGCCACCCTGCAGCACTGGGACATGACAATTTTGCAGGCGATTTCCGCCTTTGCCCTGGGGCTCTTCTTCGCGGTGGTTTACGTCTACACCGGCCAGTTGTGGCTGGCAATGCTGATGCACGGCCTGCTCGATTGGACTAGTTTTGTTGTCACCGGCAGCGACCTGATGCGGGGGACGACGACCTGGCAGGACTGGGTCAGCGTCTTAGTTGAGCTGGCGGTCTTCGGTGGGGTGACTGCCTGGATGATGTTCGGCAAGCGTCGTCAGTTCATGGAACGGCACGTGGCCCGCTTGACGGGTGAACACCAGCGCTTTGGCTTTACAATTCATTATTAA
- the rnjA gene encoding ribonuclease J1: protein MAKLKIKNNEVAFYAMGGLGEIGKNMYCVQFQDEIVIIDCGVLFPEDELLGVDYVIQNYDYLVENKDKIKGIFITHGHEDHIGGLPFLLQKINVPIYATPFAMSLIKGKLDEKHLLRNAELHEIDEFDEVHFKKLWVSFFRTTHSIPDTIGVAVHTPQGTVVYTGDFKFDLTPVGHLPGPNLQQMAKLGDDGVLLLASDSTNAERPQFTKSERWVDVHIRRIFERIKGRIIFASFASNVYRLREASDAAIAQGRKIAVFGRSMENAIAAGQELGYLNIPKDSLIDQNEINNYPPEKVLIMCTGSQGEPMAALSRIANGTHRQISIQPGDTVVFSSNPIPGNTTSVNALINKLEEDGASVVHGYVNNIHTSGHGGQVDQEFMLRLMKPKFFAPVHGEYRMQKIHTKLAQLTGVPKDHCYILENGDVLALTKDSCRLADHIDSVSDVYIDGRDAGDTVGNPEIRERRLLSEEGVVTAIAVVDLKDYQIVAGPDIVSRGFVYMHESQELIKAANHEVFWAILNTFKNHKHVDQRALNRTIVSRLQKLLFDRTGRKPVIIPMITILNGDNRSENHHYRRSNHHNNNNKNEHREHGAKNAKQHQQGNGTSGHHHRRSRSNKQEYEKQVVAND from the coding sequence ATGGCAAAGTTAAAGATTAAGAATAACGAAGTTGCCTTTTACGCCATGGGTGGCCTTGGCGAAATTGGTAAGAACATGTACTGTGTCCAATTCCAGGATGAAATTGTGATCATTGACTGTGGGGTCCTCTTCCCCGAAGACGAGTTGCTCGGGGTTGATTACGTCATCCAGAACTATGACTACCTGGTTGAAAATAAGGACAAGATCAAGGGAATCTTCATCACCCACGGTCACGAAGACCACATTGGGGGACTGCCATTTCTCCTGCAGAAGATCAACGTGCCGATCTACGCGACCCCGTTTGCAATGTCCTTGATTAAGGGCAAGCTGGACGAAAAGCACCTGCTGCGCAACGCCGAGCTGCACGAGATTGATGAATTCGACGAGGTGCACTTCAAGAAGCTCTGGGTCAGCTTCTTCCGGACAACCCACTCAATCCCCGACACGATCGGGGTGGCCGTGCACACGCCACAGGGAACGGTTGTCTACACCGGGGACTTCAAGTTTGACCTGACGCCGGTTGGTCACCTGCCGGGTCCGAACCTTCAGCAGATGGCCAAGCTGGGGGACGACGGAGTACTCCTTTTAGCCTCCGATTCGACCAACGCCGAGCGGCCACAGTTCACCAAGTCCGAACGGTGGGTTGACGTCCACATTCGGCGGATCTTCGAGCGGATCAAGGGGCGGATTATCTTTGCCTCCTTCGCCTCCAACGTTTACCGGCTGCGGGAAGCTTCCGACGCGGCGATTGCCCAGGGCCGGAAGATCGCGGTCTTTGGCCGGAGCATGGAGAATGCCATTGCGGCCGGGCAGGAGCTGGGCTACCTGAATATCCCGAAGGACTCGCTGATCGACCAGAATGAAATTAACAATTACCCACCGGAGAAGGTCCTGATCATGTGTACCGGGTCCCAGGGTGAACCGATGGCGGCCCTGAGCCGGATCGCCAACGGTACCCACCGGCAGATCTCCATCCAGCCGGGCGATACGGTGGTCTTCTCCTCCAACCCAATTCCGGGGAACACCACCAGCGTCAACGCCCTGATCAACAAGCTGGAAGAGGACGGCGCCTCCGTTGTTCACGGTTACGTCAACAACATCCACACCTCTGGTCACGGTGGTCAGGTCGACCAGGAATTTATGCTGCGCCTGATGAAACCGAAATTCTTCGCGCCGGTCCACGGTGAGTACCGGATGCAGAAGATTCACACCAAGCTGGCCCAACTGACCGGGGTGCCGAAGGATCACTGCTACATCCTGGAGAACGGGGATGTCTTAGCCCTGACCAAGGACTCCTGTCGTCTGGCCGATCACATCGACAGCGTCAGCGACGTCTACATCGACGGTCGGGACGCCGGCGACACGGTCGGTAACCCCGAGATCCGCGAACGGCGCCTGCTGTCCGAGGAAGGGGTTGTGACCGCCATCGCCGTGGTTGACCTGAAGGATTACCAGATTGTGGCCGGGCCGGACATCGTCTCCCGGGGCTTTGTCTACATGCACGAATCCCAGGAACTGATCAAGGCCGCCAACCACGAGGTCTTCTGGGCAATTCTCAACACCTTCAAGAACCACAAGCACGTCGACCAGCGGGCACTGAACCGGACGATTGTCAGCCGGCTGCAAAAGCTGCTCTTTGATCGGACGGGGCGGAAGCCGGTCATCATTCCGATGATCACGATCCTAAACGGTGATAACCGCTCGGAGAACCATCACTACCGCCGTTCCAATCACCACAATAACAATAATAAGAATGAACACCGGGAACACGGTGCCAAGAACGCCAAGCAGCATCAGCAAGGCAATGGCACTAGTGGCCACCATCACCGGCGGTCTCGTTCGAACAAACAGGAATATGAAAAACAGGTCGTTGCCAACGACTAG
- a CDS encoding DUF3368 domain-containing protein — MSEKGLHYADLNADAKETALKSFIDYYIDQYEKDSLEILGSKVDNGIMGTINSILNLNSFMGHGDLAAESYRLSKSLYEKILNQLTTVYYQEDGEPVKDWEQSWENQEVKLPSED; from the coding sequence GTGAGTGAAAAGGGATTGCACTACGCAGACCTCAATGCCGATGCAAAGGAGACGGCTTTGAAGTCCTTCATTGACTATTACATTGACCAGTACGAAAAGGACAGTTTGGAGATCCTCGGGTCCAAGGTGGACAACGGCATCATGGGGACGATCAACAGCATCCTGAACCTGAACAGCTTTATGGGGCATGGTGACCTGGCGGCCGAGAGCTACCGGCTGTCGAAGTCCTTATATGAAAAGATTTTGAACCAGCTCACGACGGTTTACTACCAGGAAGATGGCGAACCGGTCAAGGACTGGGAACAATCCTGGGAGAATCAGGAAGTTAAGCTGCCAAGCGAAGACTAA
- a CDS encoding MerR family transcriptional regulator, whose protein sequence is METLTQRFRRLFVNSNLRISMTELAKETGVSPRQIRYWERKGYIHSDQDAENANHRFGLVTICRVITIKYFLDQGYTLAKAAEYEQQHRLTMKIFRQFLADRIENIQQVDSDSGEVDLGPLDDDPTQEVYALIKDGQTSIHLRPRRQ, encoded by the coding sequence ATGGAAACACTAACCCAGCGATTTCGCCGGCTGTTTGTCAACAGCAACCTCCGCATCAGCATGACGGAGCTGGCCAAGGAGACCGGGGTGTCGCCACGCCAGATCCGTTACTGGGAGCGCAAGGGCTACATTCATTCTGACCAGGACGCCGAGAATGCCAACCACCGCTTCGGCCTGGTGACGATTTGCCGGGTCATCACGATTAAATATTTCCTGGACCAGGGCTACACGCTGGCCAAGGCGGCTGAGTATGAGCAGCAGCACCGACTGACGATGAAGATCTTTCGTCAGTTCCTTGCCGACCGGATTGAAAATATTCAACAGGTCGATTCAGATAGCGGTGAGGTGGACCTCGGGCCATTGGACGATGATCCGACCCAGGAGGTGTACGCCCTGATTAAAGACGGCCAAACAAGTATCCATCTTCGTCCCCGCCGGCAATAA
- a CDS encoding MDR family MFS transporter — MVLVLLIGAFCTVLNQTILSTAFPTLMKTFDISTSTVQWLTTGFMMVNGIMIPISAYLSSRFNTKVLFIAAMTTFEIGTIMAWVAPSFGVLLAARLIQAVGVGINMPLMQNIMLTIYPPEKRGAAMGINGLVIGLAPAIGPTLSGWVIDNYSWRWLFGMIAPIAALVIIASFFLVKNVIPNRRPHLDALSVILSTAGFGSMLYGFSSVGDKGWTSPLVIWTIVIGAVLVVFLVLRQNKLDEPFLEFNVFESAEYTLATILSSIVMMAMVGAEMVIPLYLQIIHGMSAFHSGLTLLFGALFMGIMSPITGRLFDRHGAKRLAMTGMFILTVGTLPFAFLTRDTPTIYIVFLYAIRMFGISMVMMPVTTSGMNSLPFNLIAHGTAVNNTIRQVATSVGTAIMISVLTNVTNNHKPAHALLAQAPLQYKSKMFDATLTGYHAAFWFAIFFAALGLLLSFFVTSGTGIHPRIDSEDIVGSHDGKEEK, encoded by the coding sequence ATGGTCCTGGTCCTCTTGATTGGGGCCTTCTGTACGGTTCTCAACCAGACCATCCTGTCGACGGCTTTCCCTACCTTAATGAAAACCTTCGACATCAGCACCTCCACCGTGCAGTGGCTGACCACCGGATTCATGATGGTTAACGGGATCATGATCCCCATCAGTGCCTACCTGAGCAGCCGCTTCAACACCAAGGTGCTCTTTATTGCGGCCATGACCACCTTTGAAATCGGCACCATCATGGCCTGGGTTGCCCCGAGCTTCGGGGTGCTCCTGGCCGCCCGGCTGATCCAGGCCGTCGGGGTCGGTATCAACATGCCCCTGATGCAGAACATCATGCTGACGATCTACCCGCCAGAAAAGCGGGGTGCCGCCATGGGAATCAACGGCCTGGTCATCGGGCTAGCCCCGGCGATCGGTCCAACCCTGTCCGGATGGGTGATCGACAACTACAGCTGGCGCTGGCTGTTCGGGATGATCGCTCCAATCGCTGCCCTGGTCATCATCGCCAGTTTCTTCTTAGTCAAGAACGTCATTCCAAACCGACGGCCACACCTGGACGCCCTGTCCGTCATCCTTTCGACCGCTGGCTTCGGCAGCATGCTTTACGGTTTTTCCAGCGTCGGTGACAAGGGTTGGACCAGTCCGCTGGTCATCTGGACCATTGTCATCGGGGCCGTGCTCGTCGTCTTCCTGGTGCTGCGCCAGAACAAGCTGGACGAGCCCTTCCTGGAATTCAATGTCTTTGAAAGCGCCGAGTACACCCTGGCAACCATCCTGAGTTCGATCGTCATGATGGCGATGGTCGGCGCCGAGATGGTCATTCCGCTCTACTTGCAGATCATCCACGGCATGTCGGCCTTCCACTCCGGACTGACCCTGCTCTTCGGGGCCCTTTTCATGGGGATCATGAGCCCGATCACCGGACGACTCTTTGACCGGCACGGGGCCAAGCGTCTGGCGATGACCGGGATGTTTATCCTGACCGTCGGCACCCTGCCCTTTGCCTTTCTGACCCGCGACACGCCGACGATCTACATCGTCTTTCTCTACGCCATCCGGATGTTTGGGATCTCCATGGTCATGATGCCGGTGACGACCTCCGGGATGAACTCCCTGCCGTTTAACCTGATCGCCCACGGGACCGCCGTCAACAACACCATTCGACAGGTGGCAACCTCCGTCGGGACCGCGATCATGATCTCTGTTTTGACCAACGTAACCAATAACCACAAGCCGGCCCACGCTCTCTTGGCTCAGGCACCACTTCAGTACAAGTCCAAGATGTTTGACGCCACGCTGACCGGTTACCACGCCGCCTTCTGGTTTGCGATCTTCTTCGCTGCCTTAGGACTGCTCCTGTCCTTCTTCGTTACCAGCGGGACCGGGATTCATCCCCGGATCGATAGCGAGGACATCGTTGGTTCCCATGATGGAAAGGAGGAGAAATAA